Sequence from the Molothrus aeneus isolate 106 chromosome 7, BPBGC_Maene_1.0, whole genome shotgun sequence genome:
AAATCTGATTAAAACAAATCCAGTGCCTATTTCCTTTTTATAGCAATACACCTATCTTTTAATCGATGATTGAAACAATCATGCTTGACTAGTGATTATTCTTTCACAAGTATTGTGCTTTCTTTAGTATAAAAATAGAATTCAAAAAGAATAAGGTaagaaatctgaattttctctgcattttaacCATTCACTTACACAGTTTATTGTCCTGCTGAAGCTCTGACAATTATATACAAGCAAACAGCAATTTAAAAGGCTTTAGCAAAGTAAGAGGTAATGTTCATTAACATGATTGAGGaatacataaaaaaatataagcAGCTTAGTAATATATAATCAAAATAAtcagtaaatatattttaatggtGTACACTGAAGGTTTTCATTCACAGGTGAAGAGCAGTTTACATCACATTTCCATAAAAATCAAAGTTGCATTGCTTCAGGGATGATTTCCATGTCCAGTGCCTTTACTggctgtttctttctttttttcttgattcGTATTAATCTTCTTTCACCTTTTCTGTTATTGAATCCTAAAGGTAAAATTAACAAAGTAACATTAGAAGACACCCAAGATTATCAGAAGTAAGAGACAAGGCTCGTTTcaattaatcttaaaaaaaaaaaaaaaaattgtcttacCTAAAATCTTCATATGCCTGACCAATGCCAAGTTGtctttttgctgttcttttacACTGCACTTACTgtccctccttctctctctaGCTCTGTATCTCTCCTGATTTCCATTCTCACTTTCCTGAGACTTCCAGCTGTTACATTTGACCAGTCCAATCCTTACTACCAAAAGTGGCAAGAGAAGGTTTTGACCCGCACAATATTTACCTCTGAGCCATAGCTGGGGGCAGTAGCACTTCCCATACCTTTCTTGCAGATCCTCAAACACGACTTCCTGGAGATGAAATTATTCTCATTCCCACCACAACCGCTGTAGCTAAAGGGGCGACACCTTCCAGTCGAGAAGTTGTAGAAAAATCTCAATTCTTTGGCTCTGCAAAGCCCTCTGTCCATGGGGGTCATGCACAAggaagggagagcagggggTTCTGGAAGTACCAAGAAAAACAAGGTGAGACAACACTGCAGTGTTTCAGTTTTATGTCaatattatttgaaattttttgctGTCAAATTGAATTCTGCTCCCCTGAAAATCCAAGATACTTGGCATAAGCATCTTTTAtggttacaaaaaaaaaaagcacagtaaaATGCCATCCTGTCTTTGGATTGCCAGCAAAAGCTTACCTGAAAGCTATTCCTTTACTTGTGTTGTTAGTGGTAAAATTGCCATTTCTGCCATAGGAGAGAGCACACAAATGCATTTTGAGGAGTTTCAAGTGAAGCATTTGTAGAAAGTGACGTGAAATAAATAAACGTGGACAGCTTTAACAATTATGGTAACTATTTCTAATAATGAATGGAGCAAATCACTGCTAGACATTCTGGAATCAAGGAGAAGGTAAAAGTACCCAGCATTTCCAGTGTAAGATTCAATACCTCAGTGCTGAGTTTGTTGAATGACTACAGAAAACTCGACCTAAGTAACAGGGTCTGTCAGCAGCCATTGAGCAGTTATAAAACACTAGCTTGCTACTTGCAGAATAAAAACAGCACTGAATGTGAAGAACAAGTGCACACATCAATGGAGATGCTGGTGTGttagtgctgctggcaggatttTACCATTCCAAGGAGAGGCTGGTGGTTTGCTCCTTCAGGGTGGCTGCAAGTGAGAACTGAAACACTGGAGGATGAACCTGGGGTAGCCAAAGGAcctgggcactggaacaagttcaAGAAGCAAATCCATGCCAGGATTCCCAAACCTGGAAGAACGCCATCATCTCTCACCCAAGAGTGACTGATACACAAAATAGGAACTGGTAAAATTGCTGCACAGGCTGCAAGGAGCTGAATGGGAGCCATTACATCACCAGTTAGGTGGGACCCAAAAGAGGACCATTTTTCCTCAGGAAGCAGCAGAACTGGGTGCATAAATGCAATAAATGAATGCACAAATGCACATGTGAAGCCAGTCAAATGGAACTCTTGAAGATGCAAAGCCACACAGAAGGAGTTCAGTGGAAAATCAAAGTAAAAATTTGAGGAAATCATTCAGTTTAGAGCAAAGCTGAAGACATCCTGTGGTCACAAAAGTGGGAAGCAAATGAGCTGCTGAAAGCAAGAAGTAACGCATTAAAAACCTGGGCAATGCAGGAGGCTGACAAAATATCCAAAAAGCACATGCTACATTTTAGGTGTCTTACATATGGAACAGCTGCTAAAAAAAAGGTTCATCTGAAATGTATAATTGCTGAACAGTTGTGGTGAAAAAGTACGAAAAATTGCTGGGAAAGAAATAGAATGATGTGTTAGCAACATtatactattaaaaaaattctgaaatttaaaaCCCAAGTAATGGGTTACTTTTTTGAGATAGACTAAGTTAGTTTCAAGTTATAAAATGAGAACCACAACCTCTTTTCATAATTGCAAGACCAAATTTCACTCTGGGTCCAGAGTAGAAGTCCAGAATGTGAAAAAATCtatattaaaactacatttTTGTATAATGAAGATGGTAGTTAAATAAACTAAGGCAATGCTTTTGGTACTGCTCTGAGAACTGTTGAGCCTGGAACTAATTTCATCTCTCTCTAGCTGGAGAGGAGGTTAGTTCCTAAAGCATATGTTCAGCATAGCTTGCCTATTTAAACCTGCTAATTTCTGAGCCTACAAAGAACAGAGCAGAAAGGCTTGCCAGTGAGCAAAGGGCCAAACAGCACAGGCTTGTTAATTATAACAGAATTCAAGTACACACCTTCTAATGTAAATTACTTATCTGCCGTGTAGAATTCTCCAGGGAGTCCACAGTCCCCTCAGGAAGGAGTTCCCAATGACTGCAAGATTTGGGGGAACCATGGAGCCAGTGATGAGGTCAACAAGGACTGCCTGTGCATGTACAGTGCACCAGAGAGCCAGGTGCTATTCAGAATCCCTCTTGTATTCTTCCCTAAAATTATGTTATTCCTTGCCTATATCATTTTCAGATAAATGCCCCAAATACCAAACACTGTTCCTTGTTTATCTTCAAAATACCTGCATGTTCTTCACTCACAGAAGCAACCAGCCTGTGAAGAAAACCTCTTAATTTTGCCACCTGGAGCcatttttttccaacaaaacagtattttaaaataaaactaaatgaCTTATCATAATTTCCTCTGTGCTGAAGATCataaaaattatgatttttttttgaatgtATTGATTActaaaagaaattacttcaggTAAGCAGAAAACATTCTCTGTGTCATGCCCATTGTGTCTACTGACAGGACAATGTGAAAGCCTGTGAGGCAGTGTGTAAACAATGTCACCAGGACATTACAGCAGGTGAGTGGTCTCTGTTCAGCTCCAGTTCCTAATGCTGGATTTATGGATGTGATGGAACAGAAAATGGAGCTGTTATGTCTATTATTGAGTTTCTCTCCCAAATGTTTCTATTTTACAACCCCATTTTTCTGAGAGTTGTTGAAAAgttttctctcctgcttttttatgaagaagaaaagaaaatgaaagaagcaAAAGTCCCACAAGCCACAAAACCACATTAGAAAGTAGGGGTACATACTGTATGGTTTAAGATTCAGTTTCTACCATACAGCCCTTTATTGAATCCCATCCCTCTGAGGTATAAACAGATGACATGATCATAATCTCTGAAAAATAAGAGATTAATCATAAACTCAGAATCTCTGGAAAATGCACATCCAGATACAGACTCACATTTATCAGAAAGAACCACAACTCTGCATTGCAACAATAATCCTTATCCCTCAGGCTTTGCAGGGCTTGTGTGACAACAGACTGCTAATTATTCACACTAGAAAACAAGTTTGAAATTATCTTGGGAGGAAAGGGAATGCAGTGAGCACTATTTCTCCCCAGACACAAGTGTGTGACATTCATGAAGCTTCAAGTTTATTGCCAGATTTTCAATATCTGCAGACTTCAGCTCCTCATTTCTGGTtgcagcaaagcaaaaataaaagagtCTTCAAGTGGACAGGCTATTACAAAAATAATGAGTCATCTGCACTTGACAGTAATCCACAGGTATAAATTGGTGCAGATCCATTAAAGCAAATAGAACTGTGCCAATTTATATCAGCAAAAGATGACCCTGACTCTGTACTCACAGGACCTGCATCCTTGTGCTATTCCAAATTTGCTGAGCTGAAAATTGACTTCTGATCCTGTCTCCCACTCAAATCTCCCAAATTAAATGTAGGTATAGTGCTTGCAATTTTGTACCATAGATCACGATTCTTAGCCTCACTCTCTCTTAgtttgcagagagaaaaagttaTTATAGATGTTTCAGCAGAGTGAGGCCAGAGCAATCTTCAATCTCTGCAGAAAGTTCATTGCTAAGAGTGCTAGAAACTTCATGTCTGTATCCATGGTTTGCTTTATTTGGCCATAGAACATTTTAATCTTCTGAAGATCAACAACTATATTGTAAGTCTAAAAGCCTGATATTATTACAGAGTTACACATAccaaaaaaacttttttttcttaaaatcaaGATGAAATAGCATGTCAGTTGTAAGGTGAGGTATTTTATAAGAGACAactccttttaatttttttttagtgtaaattaactaaattacatttcattttttaaaaggtcttTGAAAAAGATATATAGCCAGGCCAATATACATAGCAAATAGATATGGCAGATCAATTTGCCTGTGCTTGAGGAGATGGACATCAGCCACTCCATCCCAAACAGTTCACCCTGATCCTCACCTCATATGTGAAGTCAAATTCCTGTCCCTCACAGAAAGCTACAGACAGTTACTCTGCACGTTTGTGTGACCGGTCTCTGCCTTGGAGCTTCACTTTACAGCTGCACATCCAGAAAGAGCAGCAATGGAGACAATGTTCTCCATGCCACTGTGGAGAAATCAGCTGTCAGCTTTGGCCTTCCCCTCTAGTGGAATTGCCAAAATCACCTGATTTTAGCCCATTCCAGCAGTGTGAAGGGTACAAGCTGATAAACAGAACAGGAACAGGAGGCTGCATGAGGCAGACAAGAGCAAGACAAAGGTCACACAATTAGGAAGAATATGTTGGGTCTTCAGACATGGCACTGAAATTCTCTGGTCCTTCCATGGTGTGCTTCTCACCCAATCCATCTGCTACACTGACTCTTTGTTCCATCAATCTTTAGTTCTCTTTCTCTTACCCTCAAAGTCTGCTGTGCAGGAAAATTCCCTGTTGCTGACACAATCAAAACCCCTTCAATTTCCTCTGAGAAAACATAGTGAAGCATGCTCCTTTCCTGGTATAGGTTAGCTGTTTGGAGGGTTATTCATACTGTGACTAAAAACCTTCAGGGAATGTGCTTGCCCCTTAATGCCCCTAGACTTTTTACCAGACCTGATGTAATTCACATAGTTTTCAGTAAAATAGGCTGCCAAAAGCTTTACTGTTTTATATTCATTCATTTAAATTACAGAGTGCATTGATGCTTTGCATGTGGTAGACAACACAACTGAACAGAAACTTACATCAAACCAGCAGTGCTTGAAGATTACAGTGCAGGCAAAAAACAGGGTACAACACACACTCATGCTTTATTGGGCACTCCATTCTAAGCAAAGAGCACAGGAATGCCACCTACACACCGTTATCTACAGAACATATGAAATGCAAAAACCTTAGCGAGTCATCACTCAGTCCTCAGAAGCGCAAGCAagtgcaaaagcaaaaaaccaacaTAAATACTTGGTGAGAATACTCAGGCTCTTTCCAACTGTTTGTTGCTTCCTCTTGCACAACTGTGGATCATAAAAATGACATACTTCAAATTCAATCACCCTGAACAGTGTGAGCAAGCAGCAGCCACCTACAGAGGACAGTGTCCAGCTACTGATACTGTCAAAGCTTATCCCTCCTCAATAAAGGTCCAGAGTCCCATCTGCATTACAGTACATAGTGCAAAAATACCTTGGagagacattttaaattaatgaaattacaattaattacattaatgaaagcatttaaaattaattcatacCCACTGTGATTATACTCAACCCAAAAATGAGTTTAATATGGTCACAGtgaaaatacaaacattttGCTATTAAATATATTACACTATGCTACGTTGTAAAATCCAAATGTTGTTCTTTTTTAATAGATGAAGGGAATTGAAATCAATTCCTTATGATTAATTTAGACTGAAAGAATTATGCAGCActgcttttgctcttttttttttgctctgtatTAATCAGGCCTTTGGGAAGTGCACACTTTTTAAAGAGAGTGGTCAGTCTTCCACTTGCTGATATTTATGAAAGATCCATAAGTTGTAGCACATTCTTTTGCTTTGGCTTTCTCTGCTTATCAAATATTTTGGCAAAGATCAAAACCCATTCTTTAGTCTCAGGTATGTCAGAAAATGGGTTGAAATGGAAATGCAATCCATATAAAAGACTGAGAGATAAGAACTGCAAAAGCTAATTCTTACCAAAAAAGATGGGGAACTGGTTGGGCTCCTCCTCCTTTGGGGAACTACTGTTCAGGGTGTTGGACTTCTCATTTGGAGCAGCTGGCAGTGCATtacctaaaagaaaaaatagagacAGTGGGTGTGAAAGATTCAAGGGTGGGATATGTAGACACATCCAAGCTCTGTAAATCAGCTGTGATTGGtacctgctggccctgctcaaACCCACTGCTGATGCCAGTTGCCAAGCAACATCTCTAAGGCCCAAAGGCTCAGGAAAGTCAGGCTGCTGAAACAACTCTGCAATGagttcctttttcttccttaattttACTGACATAAAATTTAGATTGTACACAGCTTGGtaaggttatttttttattgccaGCAGACATTCTAACCTTCGCAATTGTAAGCCTTTTGCAAAATAAGTATTGCTGGTAAGAAAGTGGCTCTGAAGCTACTTTTAATGTCAAAGacttccctgtgctcaggtATTTCCAGTGACATAcaaataaatggggaaaaaccagTGCACAAACCAAGGAGCAACAAAGGGTTGATTATAAACAGCAGAAGCAAATTCTTACCAAAAATCCCAGGAGTCTGGCTGGGTGCTTCTGTTGGGGAACTGCTGTTCACAGTGCTGGGATGCTCTTCTGCTGGGGAACTGCTGTTCACAGTGCTGGGATGCTCTTCTGCTGGGGAACTGCTGTTCACAGTGCTGGGATGCTCTTCAGCTGTAACAGCTGGCAATAAAtttgttaaatttaaaaaaaatagtgaaaactgctaagaaaaaacaaacaaaaattggtATCGATTCAAtatatcaaaaaataaaaagctttaatcTATTTAGACCACAGCAACCCTCTCTTCTTGGGTGTTCATGCAAATTTACATGAAGGTGTTATTTTAGACTAAAGTCATGAAAAAGATTATTCTGCACCTTTTAGTCAGAAGGTACAAGTGGAATCACAGCCCAGGAAGAAATGCTTCAGCAAAAGGAGGGAAACTGCACATGGCTCtaaatttataattaaaaaaaatctttagaaaGAAGCAGAGTGGGTCTTTTCTACTCTAAGTGTGAATAAGCTTGAGTTCCCCTTGCCAAAATGACAGCTTATGAAATAGTGCTGGAAAAAGGCCCACTAGACACAAGCAAGATAAAAAGGTCTGGAGGCTCTCTCGGTGGGAAAATGTGTTCACATTATGAATAAAATGAGGCACTTGGTGAAGGGAGAGGAGCTCTGAACGTCTCTGTATGTCCTGATGTAGAGCAACTTGTTGGAATGAGCAGGATAAGGAAGAAAATGACTGGTCTGTGGTCAGTCTGAGTGGCTTTGGTAGCCTAAGCTGCACAGTCATTCCCAAGGGACACACAGGTGTTCCAGGAATCTTGGTTGCAAGCTAGCAATACATAGTGAGTTAAAAATCCCTACATGGGCACCTCTTGTCATTACAAGACTTGGTTTGAAAGGAGTATATGCAGACCTATGGGTTAAAAACATACAGAAGTGTTTTATGGTATTATAAAGCCAAATAAATGGCAGATTTTAGGTTAGCTGCCATGAGAAAAGTTAAAATGTAGGAGTCATGTAACATTCCTTAAATAGTACCTACCAATTTTTTACTCCATACTTTAAATTTTGgtactttcatttaaaaatatgtataattACTGTAAATTTCATGTATAAATTACTGCCACCTCAGGGCACCCTGAATTGCCTTTTTTCCATGCAAAATACCTTCAAAACACACCGGTTTTTATACAAGTGTAAAACGAAGAGCGAGTAAAACCATCAACTCACAGTTGTCTTGGCAGGTATTCTGGCACTCCTCCAAACTCCTGAAGTTGTTCTGGTTTCCCAGGCACCCACCATACTTGAATGCCTCACACAATTTTGTCTCTTTGTTGTAGAAGTACCTGGTAAAATACCCTCGGCAGACCCCGGGCTCTTGGGCGTGGAAGCAGAAGTCAGGCTGTCCTAGAAACAATGCTAAATGATGAACAGAGtgggggaagaaagaaactgaaatgcATCCCAAGACAACAGCAGATCTGGAGGAAGTTTGCTAAATAAACCTGTGACCTTGGGCTAAAGGCCAACTGTAAAATAACTACTgcttttttgtgctgtttttcttcTAGATTTAATTATAATCATATTTAATTGAATAATTATATGAATAAACagttaaatacattaaatattataataattagtaaataaaattataaatattattaaatataattattagaTACATTATATCATAATATATTATTTAGTTatagtaaatatttaatttattttattctttatttaattatttatatttacactGGAACATTATAGAGGTATTTATTGCTCTGTTCAAGTAGCCACTAAACTACATCTTGAGTCCTTAAAAATTCCAAAACATAGAGGCTCTAagttaaaaattagtttttattctgattttcaaGAAGACCTGAACATCAACTGGATCACTTGCACCTAAGTACACATCCTTGTTATTTATGTTTCCCTCAATGTTAAGACAAAGCAATTCtcaaatagaagaaaaaaggaaggagttttaaaatagaacagaaaaaatatctaGCAGTGCAGTTTTTCTAGGGCAGTTTATCCTTGTAAAAGGATACAGGAAACAGGGAGACAGAGCAGCTATACTACATAATTTCAGTCCTACCTCTGAGTTTGCAATCAGTAACTACAATATCAACCAAGGACAAGTTAACAAATAAATATTGCATAATTTGACTGAATATCACAGCATGATATCACATCCTTtggcagggaagaaaaaaacagccaTATGACAATCCCCAGAAGTCAACTCCTCaccatattaatttttttttaaatagtacGCTTAAAATCATGGTAACAATACAGAAATATATGTGGAGGAATTCTCAGATTCTTGCTAACAGATATTTAGAATTATGATTCTTGTCTGAGCTGACTTGCTGAGAAAAGTCTACTTAACCATCATATAAGAAAAACCTAGCAGGTGTAACATATAAATGCCTTCCTTAGCTGTGAAAATTCACAAAATATTGAGACTAAAATGGTGTGCAGCTAGCTGTcatcaatatatatatatgtgaaacAATTACTTTGAAATTCCTAACATTTTAGAAGTAGGTTATCAACTTGCAAAGAAGTTAATCCTGTAACACCTATTTTAGGTAGGTACATATTCAAATTCATTGCTAGAACAAGATGATTATTAAAGGCTATTGATGCACATGTTGAATTTATACAAAATATTATAATAGCTCATAACAAGTGTTTTTCTAAGAATTGGCAATATAGtgcatttcaatttttataatacttaatgaacagaaaaaaataattttcagagatCACATGCAAAATTCAATCACTAAAATATTCTTGAATAAAGCAACCAAATCAACTGTTTATAGCATTCCTGAATGGCTTAATTTTGATTCTTCATTACAAATTTCATTCTCTGACAGTGAGTGTAATCCACATTCAGGTGCTTCACCTCTCTCACTATGCAAAGGGAGCACCTGTTGATGTGCACAAATTCAGAAAGCTAAGcccacacagagaaataaatttgaGAAATATGTGGGAAATTTGAGAAATATGTGGGAAACACAaggcctgtgctgtgctttcaTCTGGAAACAGAGGTGAGGCAGGTGCCCAGACAGGGAGCGGCAGGGCTCCACCAGGTGTACCTGTTCCATCTCCTAGGAGCTCACAGACAACAGGAGCCACAGAAAAAATTCTCACATCAAACATTGCACAATACCATAAAATAACACAAAGGGATTATTAGATAGATATTAACTGAAAAAGGAAGGCAGGTAAAAATAAGGGTGTGCAAAGTAGGCTGCAGGATTATGACAGAGTCTTAAAAACAGATGTCTTTAATTTAGAATAGTCTTATATTAAAATGATTCTTGCAGGTTCTTGCAAATGAAATTAAGTCCAAATTAGCTGAGTTCATGGCTAACTTTTATAGCTACTTTTGAAGAGAGAGTTCATGAAGGCAATATAATCCTAACCACACAAACCAGTACTGTACTGCTAAATGCCACATCTTTCTCTAAAGGCTCAATATTCAAAACTACATTAGTGGAAGCAACAGTGCATGTGCAATAATGCTGATGACAGCCATGGGCTGAATTTTACAGGATATGTTCTGGTTTGTCATTAAAAGCAGGGAATTAGGGTCAGCCCTTAAAGGCAGTAGTGCCAAAGTCTGCAGCATGTGTGGAAAATCAACCCTAGTAGCTTCCACATATaatcacaattttaaaaaatgcattaagaagagaaaatacagtagaaaacaggaaaagaaaaccgtCATctcatatgaaaatattccaaatacCATTCTGTAAAGATAGGTGACTTGATTATAGTCTATTTCAAAATGTATGTGCAAATGTTTGCATTTCTGCAAGTTGCTAGCACACCCATTCAGGAAGTGCTGAGTGGAAGGAGGGATGAAGGAAAGGAAGCACAAAAAGAGGAGCTGACTTGTGACAAAGTGTACTCAAGTCTGTGTTTTTGGACCTCTGGCTGCCCACAGTGGGCCCCATCCAGGTGAGTCTCCAATGTGCAAAGGGGAAGGGTAGGGTTAAGTCTTCACAAGCTCTACTCAGTGTTAAAGTGAAATATTCTTGTTAGGAACATCAGTTTTCTCAACAGACCAACAGTGTTCCAGTAAGGGACTCCCAATACTTTAGCACTGGCTATTTTGGAGGTCTGGGATATCAGGAATTTAAAGTTCTGTTAAAAGTCTGtccctccaggaatgggaaACTTGCTCCCCTGTTTGATTTGCAATTAGGACATCTGCCCTAACCTCTGGTAGCTCCTCCACAGACAATGCTTAAAGAGTTCTGTTTCAGaccaatttttttcccacttttctaaAAGTAAAGAGGCATTAGTACAAAGCATTTAGCTTGTTCTCAAAATACATGATAAGAGCTCCCCGTCGTGGCTAATTATACCATGCTTGAATGTCTgctaaatttctctttttacagaaaaaaagagaaattatgtatttattttgtgaagGAGAGATTGCGGCTACCATCTTCAGTGACCACAACTGTCCTCAAATTCTTTGATGAAGACAGAAGAAGATTCAGCCTAAGAACTCATTTTAAACTGACATTGCTTTTTTTGTTAGAAGATAAATTACGTATTGTTCTGAGctaacaaaagaagaaaatacattccTTATTGTGTAGAGAATCTTAAATTATGATGTAAATATAATtacctttcttattttttgctAATGCCATCTTCTGAGGAAATTCTgcaagataaataaaaataaaagtagttagCAAAAGCATACATGTTAAGTCTCACCTGTGATATCAGTGTGTTttgcagtgacactgagcaatgagaagcaagaaaacagaatttcttccttttcctttttctctttattcagGAAGTAGCACAAAAGCTCATTGTAGTGAACGGAAGTATTATTTTCCTTGTATAGGAGGACCTGCTGTATTGGAAACTTGACAATATAGCAAGTACTGAAATCAAATTATGCCAATTTAGAATTGAAAAGGGAAATTACCCCTCTTACTACTGGATCCAGGATCCTGCATCATGCAATCTCACTCCTCAAAAGAGGAGTAATTAATTAGCAGACTAACAACCCAACTGCTGTAGCTACTAATACTGCTCATAGCTGTGGAGCTGGCTGAGGGAGACAGCAGGACTTCCCTCATCCCACCcaattccctctgctctgccatctAGGGCCTGAGTGAAGCTTTCCTCCTCCAGTTAATGATATTAATTAACTGCAACTGGCCAAGTGTCCCCAGGTATCCCAGGGGGCTGGAGATGAAAACTTGGTCTGCATGGTTCTCTCCGTGCACGATCTGCAGCAAAGTTGTTATTGTCATTTTTAATGCAGGAGCCTGGGTTTTATCAGCTCAAGAAATTGGGTATCTTAATTCAACCCCAAATTCCTTTTTAGAGATTGAAAACAAACCTTCTCCTTGTAGGAGACTGTCTAATCATAAAACTGCAAAGGAGTCCAAGGGCAGAGCAGACTGTACAATGTCTGAGAAAGGCGAACAATATTTTGACAGCTGAGAGAAAGGTGGCCAGCAGCTTCTGGACTCTGCCTTAGTCACCTTATTTGCATTGCTTCATAATTCTTGTTTTGTACTTTACTGCCCTTTTGTATCATAATTCTATCCTAGTTTTCTCTGGAAACGTGCTGATGTTATATTTTCAAAGCAGATCTATTGGGTAGAAATTCTGTCATGACACATTTTTCCTTCCACCTCTGGGACAATGCAGCTGTTaccctttaaaaaatattaaaggcaTGGCACGCACTTCAGAGTGATGTAGCATTTCTTTGAACAGGTTTCCAGTTTTTCCTATTAGTAGGAGGCTTGGCCCTCAGCATTTAAACCCATGACCTAAACGCGGACACGCACGTCAGGCCATTCCACTAATCTCACTCAGCTGTCCCCTTCGGGGCAAAATCAGCAATCATACTTTGGCATGTGATCTCCACTCTTCtggcagagaaagggaaaatttcATTGTGACTTGATACAGGCCTAGAATATCTTAATCTTAGTACCATGTCAGCACTGTTTTTGCTTCTGGTTTCAGTCAAAAATCCAAATCCACAtctgagttggtttttttttttgtaaacaaaGTGTATTCTTTAGTAGATCCACTCTAAATAATAGACATTAGAATTGCCATTGTGACCAGAAGCATTTATCAGAGCAGGTATTTTCCAATAATAGTAAGCTTAAGTAGCGTAAAATTTATATTCATGGCCTTGAAAATTAAGGTCTTAGTGTGAGTGATGACATTTGGGACTATACTCATATCCAGAAAATAATAGAGCCTATAGTCAAATTCCCCTTAGAAAGTACGTTTTCATTCCCTGAAGTTGTGAGTACTGGgcacaagaaacaaaaaatacagcTGATTTCTAGGAAGTTTGATTCAGAAGTACTCATCTTGAATCTGAGCATTGTCTTGGAGAGCCTTCGAGTGGCCAGAACACAGCTGGGCTCTCTCAACTCTGTTGTACTGACATCAATCAGTTCTGCCTGGTGGCTTATTGATTCCAAACT
This genomic interval carries:
- the TFPI gene encoding tissue factor pathway inhibitor isoform X7 — protein: MGHLTEPGKKENSGEEEFKVWSCVTREGEMKGRKKGRSSPSPFILLLFCIAEHATAELDGSKEEHVVGAGLPPLKLVHSFCAMKADEGPCKAIHIRYFFSIKSRKCEVFEYGGCHGNENNFLTLEECQEKCVPKEFPQKMALAKNKKALFLGQPDFCFHAQEPGVCRGYFTRYFYNKETKLCEAFKYGGCLGNQNNFRSLEECQNTCQDNSVTAEEHPSTVNSSSPAEEHPSTVNSSSPAEEHPSTVNSSSPTEAPSQTPGIFGNALPAAPNEKSNTLNSSSPKEEEPNQFPIFFVVQEEATNSWKEPEYSHQNPLLSLPCA
- the TFPI gene encoding tissue factor pathway inhibitor isoform X6, which codes for MGHLTEPGKKENSGEEEFKVWSCVTREGEMKGRKKGRSSPSPFILLLFCIAEHATAELDGSKEEHVVGAGLPPLKLVHSFCAMKADEGPCKAIHIRYFFSIKSRKCEVFEYGGCHGNENNFLTLEECQEKCVPKEFPQKMALAKNKKALFLGQPDFCFHAQEPGVCRGYFTRYFYNKETKLCEAFKYGGCLGNQNNFRSLEECQNTCQDNSVTAEEHPSTVNSSSPAEEHPSTVNSSSPAEEHPSTVNSSSPTEAPSQTPGIFGNALPAAPNEKSNTLNSSSPKEEEPNQFPIFFVVQEEATNSWKEPEYSHQVFMLVFCFCTCLRF